One Arthrobacter sp. FW306-07-I genomic window carries:
- the nirD gene encoding nitrite reductase small subunit NirD, translating to MTATLELGALAAESDLAGFETGWYRVCAVEDLEPAWGEAALVAGRQVALFRTGPEEVFAVAHEDPATGAHVMARGILGSKGARPTIASPLHKEVYDLETGECFTSPGLRLAAYPTRVTNGLVEVGLQ from the coding sequence ATGACGGCAACACTGGAACTTGGGGCGCTCGCCGCCGAATCAGACCTCGCTGGATTTGAGACCGGCTGGTACCGTGTCTGCGCGGTTGAGGACCTCGAACCGGCGTGGGGCGAGGCCGCCTTGGTTGCGGGGCGCCAGGTGGCGCTTTTCCGCACCGGCCCGGAGGAAGTCTTCGCCGTGGCCCATGAGGATCCGGCCACCGGAGCCCACGTCATGGCCCGTGGCATCCTGGGCTCCAAGGGTGCCAGGCCCACCATCGCCTCGCCGCTGCACAAGGAGGTCTATGACTTGGAGACAGGGGAGTGCTTCACCAGTCCCGGCCTGCGGCTCGCAGCGTACCCCACCCGCGTCACCA